One window from the genome of Candidatus Eisenbacteria bacterium encodes:
- a CDS encoding pilus assembly protein TadG-related protein: MFQSKRQVAKDRPRERGVVIIYTAFFMLFLLGFVAIGIDVSKLMATRTQLQRAADAAALAGASGVDTETGIINQDTALVRATQTANLNKAFVKSSTGITLLAGDVTFPQPNQCKVVVRRDPTAGGSMVTHVAQVLGITSLSVTAAATAQAELASGVCEGLIPMAPVEPPNSGWFDPSCGNTVNLKVDPGTGQSGNYQLLEFPECQEGNCGDVQGGGGAAIRCQTAYGYSCCVDVGQTFTVTEPGVKTGPFTKGLDQRWDADTDRRENICFQDYTGNGQRVVRLPIVESFDLSGKKVVRIKSFAAFFLTQKVKGNGEMLGQFMYDTAPGNPGGTEGTIFTLRLVQ; the protein is encoded by the coding sequence ATGTTTCAATCGAAGCGCCAAGTCGCCAAGGACCGCCCGCGTGAACGCGGCGTGGTCATCATCTATACCGCCTTCTTCATGCTGTTCCTGCTCGGGTTCGTGGCCATCGGCATCGACGTCTCGAAGCTGATGGCGACCCGGACCCAGCTCCAGCGTGCCGCGGACGCCGCGGCCTTGGCGGGCGCTTCGGGCGTCGATACCGAGACGGGCATCATCAATCAGGACACCGCCCTGGTGCGGGCGACGCAGACCGCAAACTTGAACAAGGCGTTCGTCAAATCCTCCACCGGCATCACGCTGCTGGCAGGGGACGTCACCTTCCCGCAGCCCAACCAGTGCAAGGTCGTGGTTCGCCGCGATCCCACGGCCGGCGGCTCCATGGTGACGCACGTCGCTCAGGTCCTCGGCATCACCTCGTTGTCCGTCACGGCGGCCGCCACCGCGCAAGCCGAGCTCGCCAGCGGCGTATGCGAGGGGCTCATCCCGATGGCCCCCGTCGAGCCGCCGAACTCCGGCTGGTTCGATCCCAGTTGTGGCAACACGGTCAACTTGAAGGTGGATCCGGGCACCGGGCAGTCGGGCAACTATCAGCTGCTCGAGTTCCCCGAATGTCAGGAAGGGAATTGCGGCGACGTGCAGGGTGGCGGTGGTGCGGCGATTCGCTGCCAGACCGCCTACGGCTACAGCTGCTGCGTCGATGTCGGCCAGACGTTCACGGTCACCGAGCCCGGCGTCAAGACGGGACCGTTCACCAAAGGTCTGGACCAGCGCTGGGATGCCGACACCGATCGGCGCGAGAACATCTGCTTCCAGGATTACACCGGCAACGGCCAGCGCGTCGTGCGCTTGCCGATCGTGGAGTCCTTCGACCTCTCAGGAAAGAAAGTGGTGCGAATCAAGTCGTTTGCCGCCTTCTTCCTCACGCAAAAGGTGAAGGGGAACGGCGAGATGCTCGGTCAGTTCATGTACGACACCGCTCCGGGCAATCCCGGCGGCACTGAAGGCACGATATTCACCCTTCGACTGGTCCAGTGA
- a CDS encoding TadE/TadG family type IV pilus assembly protein → MSLAFRNARKNSERGTALIEFTLVLPLLLLLTVAAVDFGRAFFVRSVLEQAAREGVRMRAVTTSADSALVRDRVLQVANSSGVTVSNLLIEALPSKQVHVQVTGDFNWIFPGMFNLFGANFTNPMPLTGDAWMRNEGTS, encoded by the coding sequence ATGAGTCTCGCTTTCCGCAATGCCCGAAAGAACTCCGAGCGCGGCACCGCGCTGATCGAATTCACGCTCGTCCTGCCTCTCTTGCTCTTGCTGACCGTTGCGGCCGTGGACTTCGGCCGCGCGTTCTTTGTGCGCAGCGTCCTGGAACAGGCCGCGCGCGAAGGCGTGCGGATGCGAGCGGTGACGACGTCGGCGGACAGCGCACTGGTTCGCGACCGCGTCCTGCAGGTCGCCAATTCGTCCGGCGTGACGGTCTCCAACCTGCTCATCGAGGCGCTGCCCTCGAAGCAGGTCCACGTCCAGGTCACCGGGGATTTCAACTGGATCTTCCCGGGAATGTTCAACTTGTTTGGAGCCAATTTCACCAACCCGATGCCGCTGACAGGCGATGCCTGGATGCGCAACGAGGGAACGTCCTAG
- a CDS encoding type II secretion system F family protein produces the protein MILWFSILIFLAVMTGAIALVTHRGGEGARQLQKRLEGISTRGKSKAKVQAVRDTSYSSFQWMDKALRKVNLGQRLELLLYQAGLNMRVGALILYIVGCGMGGYFLGILLMHRVAPALLFMAAAAPLPYLYVKWKKGQRMKSFSEEFPDSLDLLVSALRAGLSFSAAMSIVAEESPEPVRSEFAVCVEEQSLGLDFRETMFNLTRRVDSLDLRFFVTAVILQRDTGGNLAEILENTSKLIRDRFRILGDIKTFTAQGRLTGMILLALPTGISVFMFVMTPDYFKPMIENEAGRAALYFAGFMQLLGALVIRKIVNIRV, from the coding sequence GTGATCCTGTGGTTCAGCATCCTGATCTTCCTCGCGGTGATGACCGGCGCCATTGCACTGGTCACCCACCGCGGAGGGGAAGGAGCCCGCCAGCTCCAGAAGCGCCTCGAGGGCATTTCGACCCGCGGCAAGAGCAAAGCCAAGGTCCAGGCGGTTCGGGATACCAGCTACAGCTCGTTCCAGTGGATGGACAAGGCGCTCCGCAAGGTCAACCTGGGACAGCGGCTCGAGCTGTTGCTGTATCAGGCCGGCCTCAACATGCGGGTCGGAGCGCTGATCCTCTACATCGTGGGCTGCGGCATGGGCGGGTACTTCCTCGGCATCCTGCTCATGCACCGCGTGGCGCCGGCGCTGCTCTTCATGGCGGCCGCCGCCCCGCTGCCCTACCTGTATGTGAAGTGGAAGAAGGGCCAGCGGATGAAGTCGTTCTCGGAGGAGTTCCCGGACTCCCTCGACCTGCTGGTCAGTGCGCTGCGCGCCGGCCTCAGCTTCTCGGCAGCCATGTCGATCGTCGCCGAGGAGTCCCCCGAGCCGGTTCGCAGTGAGTTCGCGGTCTGCGTCGAGGAGCAGTCGCTGGGCCTCGACTTCCGCGAGACCATGTTCAACCTCACGCGCCGCGTGGATTCACTGGACCTGCGCTTCTTCGTGACCGCCGTCATCCTGCAGCGTGACACGGGCGGCAACCTGGCGGAGATCCTCGAGAACACCTCGAAGCTCATCCGCGACCGCTTCCGCATCCTCGGCGACATCAAGACCTTCACCGCGCAGGGCCGGTTGACCGGCATGATCCTGCTCGCTCTGCCGACCGGCATCAGCGTGTTCATGTTCGTGATGACCCCCGACTACTTCAAACCCATGATCGAAAACGAAGCCGGCCGCGCCGCCCTGTACTTCGCGGGGTTCATGCAGCTCCTGGGCGCCCTGGTCATTCGCAAGATCGTGAACATTAGGGTCTAA
- a CDS encoding pilus assembly protein N-terminal domain-containing protein, whose protein sequence is MSRKMVSTVFGGALMVAALAGGVQLARAQTHDRLRVPVGRAEVVTSNDEVRTVAIAEPKIADAAVGSARTVVVNGKAAGVTTLVVYSEGARYKVYDVEVFTPNYNKQVSLRVRVAEVSGQAIKSLGFDWFGAGHSNRPWIDGFLTGGLLTSKISPYTDNPPGLTVGPETDGFLGYLRNAGDLKLEVAWRALEESGDLRVLASPTLVTRSGMPASFLSGGEIPVPIASGTGAQSNTVTIEWKEFGVKLDFTPFVEEDNSITLKVAPEMSQVDFSSITARTTAGVVPSLITRKASTTVNLRAGEHLAIGGLKQTDKVKVVRRVPFLGYIPLLGFFFSDSHTEKVERDLLVVVSPELVEQAETTLPPLPTDQKDR, encoded by the coding sequence ATGTCACGGAAGATGGTCAGCACTGTGTTCGGCGGCGCGCTGATGGTGGCCGCGCTCGCGGGGGGGGTGCAGCTCGCGCGAGCCCAGACGCACGATCGACTTCGGGTTCCGGTGGGTCGTGCCGAGGTGGTGACGTCCAACGACGAAGTGCGGACGGTCGCCATCGCCGAGCCCAAGATCGCCGACGCGGCGGTCGGCTCGGCGCGCACCGTGGTCGTCAACGGAAAAGCGGCCGGCGTCACGACGCTGGTGGTCTACAGCGAAGGCGCGCGCTACAAGGTCTACGACGTCGAGGTCTTCACGCCGAACTACAACAAGCAGGTGTCCTTGCGGGTGCGGGTGGCCGAGGTGTCGGGGCAGGCCATCAAGTCGCTCGGCTTCGACTGGTTCGGCGCCGGGCACAGCAACAGGCCCTGGATCGACGGCTTCCTCACCGGCGGCCTGTTGACGAGCAAGATCTCTCCGTACACCGACAATCCTCCGGGTCTGACGGTCGGTCCGGAGACCGATGGGTTCCTCGGATACCTGCGCAACGCGGGCGACCTCAAGCTCGAGGTGGCGTGGCGCGCCCTGGAAGAGAGCGGCGACCTGCGCGTGCTCGCCAGCCCCACGCTGGTGACCCGCAGCGGCATGCCGGCGAGCTTCCTGTCGGGCGGCGAGATTCCGGTGCCGATCGCCAGCGGGACGGGTGCGCAGTCGAACACCGTGACCATCGAGTGGAAGGAATTCGGTGTGAAGCTCGACTTCACGCCGTTCGTCGAAGAAGACAACAGCATCACGCTGAAGGTCGCGCCGGAGATGAGCCAGGTGGACTTCAGCAGCATCACGGCCCGGACCACGGCTGGTGTGGTGCCGTCACTGATTACGCGCAAGGCGTCCACCACCGTGAATCTGCGGGCCGGTGAGCACCTCGCGATCGGCGGCCTCAAGCAGACCGACAAGGTCAAGGTGGTGCGGCGCGTTCCGTTCCTCGGCTACATCCCGCTGCTCGGCTTCTTCTTCAGCGACAGCCACACCGAGAAGGTCGAGCGCGACCTGCTCGTCGTGGTGTCGCCCGAGCTGGTGGAGCAGGCCGAGACGACGCTGCCGCCTCTCCCCACGGACCAGAAAGACAGGTAG
- a CDS encoding type II secretion system F family protein: protein MLLVMTLLIFAAVTAAALAVYQTTVTERNPVTLRLRELRLQSQNTLPSYARRPPLLAKLIAQLGGFMPAKDGTDAMRTGLIRAGFRREDSVLVFLGSKVVCAVVLPIVWMAVGYGLGKPIGNVMGVSVLLGFVGFYLPTFYIAIRQGGRHMEIMSALPDALDLMVVCVEAGLGLGAAIQRVGLEIRLASTALSDELALVNQEMQTGVSRSDALRNLAERTGVEDVYSLVAMLIQTDKLGTSIAASLRAHADSMRTRRRQRAEQMARKASIKLAFPLVFLIFPALLVTILGPAGIQLLKALAAGD, encoded by the coding sequence ATGCTCCTCGTCATGACGCTCCTGATCTTCGCGGCGGTCACCGCCGCGGCCCTGGCCGTGTATCAGACGACGGTCACCGAGCGGAACCCGGTGACGCTGCGGTTGCGCGAGCTCAGGCTGCAGAGCCAGAACACGCTGCCCTCGTACGCCCGCCGGCCGCCGCTGCTCGCCAAGCTCATCGCGCAGCTCGGCGGCTTCATGCCGGCCAAGGACGGCACCGACGCGATGCGCACCGGTTTGATCCGCGCGGGCTTCCGCCGCGAGGACTCGGTGCTGGTGTTCCTGGGCAGCAAGGTGGTGTGCGCCGTGGTGCTGCCGATCGTCTGGATGGCGGTCGGCTACGGACTCGGCAAGCCGATCGGAAACGTGATGGGTGTCTCCGTCCTCCTCGGCTTCGTGGGCTTCTATCTGCCCACCTTCTATATCGCGATCCGCCAGGGTGGCCGGCACATGGAGATCATGTCCGCGCTTCCCGACGCGCTCGACCTCATGGTGGTGTGCGTGGAGGCCGGGCTCGGTCTCGGCGCAGCCATCCAGCGCGTCGGCCTCGAGATCCGGCTGGCGAGCACGGCGCTGTCCGACGAACTGGCGCTCGTCAATCAGGAGATGCAGACCGGCGTTTCGCGCAGCGACGCGCTGCGCAACCTGGCCGAGCGCACCGGAGTCGAGGACGTGTACTCGCTCGTCGCCATGCTGATCCAGACCGACAAGCTCGGAACCAGCATCGCGGCATCGCTCCGCGCGCATGCCGACTCCATGCGCACGCGGCGCCGTCAGCGCGCCGAGCAGATGGCGCGCAAGGCCAGCATCAAGCTCGCGTTCCCGCTCGTCTTCCTCATCTTCCCGGCGCTGCTGGTGACGATTCTCGGCCCGGCCGGGATCCAGTTGCTCAAAGCCCTCGCGGCCGGCGATTGA
- a CDS encoding P-loop NTPase, which produces MTQTTTVVLVHRDDYERGQLRMALEGLGGVQIAGERSDLRAGIALGHQVRPTVLIMELAHPVDDGLHAASQFKLEHPDCAIFLMTDIFDPDTLLRALRAGAQEVLRRPLDRGALREAMERVQRQAQKKSGGGSSRGVITVFSNKGGAGVSTIATNLAISLKRLTGREVALADFDIHSGDAAFMLGLSPTRSLGDVLTSAKIDSASVHDALIKHDSGLFVMSQPELLDQVEGATAHQIGSVLEILSSTFDLVVVDCPHVFNDVTLEIFDRTSTILLVCEPSIPSVRAARRSLEIFHKLNFMVSPDRVRLVVNRRSDQSAIALPQMEETLGMSVFGSVTNDWAAVSMAINVGKPLCGGHADSRAGRDITALARKLVPSESIEAPVEAVPAKRPGRLRFFGKG; this is translated from the coding sequence ATGACCCAGACGACGACGGTGGTGCTGGTCCACCGGGACGACTACGAGCGCGGACAGCTGAGGATGGCCCTGGAGGGGCTGGGCGGCGTGCAGATCGCCGGCGAGCGCTCCGACCTGCGCGCCGGAATCGCCCTCGGCCACCAGGTGCGTCCGACGGTGCTGATCATGGAGCTGGCGCATCCGGTGGATGACGGTCTCCATGCTGCGAGCCAGTTCAAGCTCGAGCATCCCGACTGCGCCATCTTCCTGATGACCGACATCTTCGATCCCGACACGCTGCTGCGCGCGCTGCGCGCCGGCGCTCAGGAAGTCCTTCGTCGTCCCCTCGACCGGGGCGCGCTCCGCGAAGCCATGGAGCGGGTGCAGCGCCAGGCCCAGAAGAAGTCCGGCGGCGGCAGCTCCCGCGGCGTCATCACGGTGTTCTCCAACAAGGGCGGAGCCGGCGTCAGCACCATCGCCACCAACCTGGCGATCAGCCTCAAGCGTCTGACCGGGCGCGAAGTGGCGCTCGCCGACTTCGACATCCACTCGGGCGACGCGGCGTTCATGCTCGGCCTTTCACCGACCCGTTCACTCGGCGATGTGCTCACGTCGGCCAAGATCGACTCGGCCAGCGTCCACGACGCGCTGATCAAGCACGACTCGGGACTGTTCGTGATGTCCCAGCCCGAGCTGCTCGATCAGGTCGAAGGCGCCACGGCGCACCAGATCGGCAGCGTGCTCGAGATCCTGTCCTCGACCTTCGACCTGGTGGTGGTCGATTGCCCGCACGTCTTCAACGACGTCACGCTCGAGATCTTCGATCGCACCAGCACCATCCTGCTCGTGTGCGAGCCCAGCATTCCGTCGGTGCGGGCGGCGCGCCGGTCGCTCGAGATCTTCCACAAGCTCAACTTCATGGTGTCGCCGGATCGGGTTCGCCTGGTGGTGAACCGCCGCAGCGACCAGAGCGCGATCGCGCTCCCTCAGATGGAGGAGACGCTCGGCATGTCGGTGTTCGGGAGCGTCACCAACGACTGGGCGGCGGTGAGCATGGCCATCAACGTGGGCAAGCCGCTGTGCGGCGGCCACGCGGATAGCCGTGCCGGCCGTGACATCACGGCGCTGGCGCGCAAGCTGGTGCCGTCGGAAAGCATCGAAGCTCCTGTCGAGGCGGTTCCGGCCAAACGGCCGGGGCGGCTGCGTTTCTTCGGAAAGGGATAA
- a CDS encoding fused MFS/spermidine synthase yields the protein MPLLFLAAVLQSAALMFILEPMFARMVLPLLGGSPAVWNTALVFYQVALLLAYGYVHGATTRLRPRHQVILHLGLLVAAFACLPIALRAMGAPPASGQPLGWLLLLMVASVGLPFMAVSTTGPLLQKWLAATPHRWARDPYWLYAASNFGSFLGLLAYPLLIEPRLTLAQQSRWWSWGFAALAALVVGCAVAARRFTATEAATASAAEPASAGATRLSLGRRLRWALLAFAPSSLMMGATTHITTDIASVPLLWVIPLAVYLLSFVLVFARRPLLPHAWCVRALPLLVLPLMVVMLGRPAHPIVPIITLHLAVLFMAAMVCHGELAKDRPSTEHLTGFYLWLALGGALGGVFNAIIAPLAFRSVIEYPLVIGLACMLAPARSHGPVTRRVRVLDFVLPVAIGVTPVLVVMISRWTGGEPNRLLIVMTAALLSFPLLRLSRRPLRFGMAIGIVLISNPIEVAVGAHKLIEARSFFGMHRVLADPVRGLHSLYHGTTLHGVQRYLPARSDDPLGYYGRSGPIGDVFEALGPSRIRSVAVAGLGAGGLAAYAQPGQRWRFFEIDPDVRRIAGDPRYFGYLSKAPADMEVILGDARLSLAESQERFDLIILDAYSSDAIPVHLLTREALALYQKKLTERGVLVFHISNQYFELAPVVARLAADAGMQGWVRSSGRMKAEQMAQGLLPSLYAVVARRPEDVGSIATDDRWERLEPGTAPLWTDDYSSLFSVLRTK from the coding sequence ATGCCCCTGCTCTTCCTCGCGGCGGTGCTCCAGAGCGCCGCGCTCATGTTCATCCTCGAGCCGATGTTCGCGAGGATGGTGCTCCCGCTCCTCGGCGGCTCGCCGGCGGTGTGGAACACCGCGCTCGTCTTCTATCAGGTCGCGCTCCTGCTGGCCTACGGCTACGTCCACGGCGCGACCACCCGGCTGAGGCCTCGCCATCAGGTCATCCTTCATCTCGGGCTGCTGGTTGCGGCCTTCGCCTGTCTTCCGATCGCGCTTCGTGCCATGGGGGCGCCTCCGGCCAGCGGACAACCGCTCGGGTGGCTGCTGCTCTTGATGGTGGCGTCGGTCGGTCTGCCCTTCATGGCGGTCTCGACCACCGGACCGTTGCTGCAGAAGTGGCTCGCGGCGACCCCGCATCGCTGGGCTCGTGATCCCTACTGGCTCTATGCCGCCAGCAACTTCGGCAGCTTCCTCGGTCTGCTGGCGTACCCGCTGCTGATCGAACCCCGGCTCACGCTGGCTCAGCAATCGAGATGGTGGTCGTGGGGATTCGCGGCACTGGCGGCGCTGGTCGTGGGCTGCGCGGTCGCGGCCCGGCGCTTCACCGCCACCGAGGCGGCCACGGCATCGGCCGCGGAGCCCGCCTCCGCGGGGGCGACCCGCCTGAGCCTCGGCCGCCGTCTGCGATGGGCCCTGCTCGCGTTCGCGCCATCGAGCCTGATGATGGGAGCGACCACGCACATCACCACCGACATCGCTTCGGTGCCGCTGCTGTGGGTGATCCCGCTCGCGGTCTATCTGCTGTCGTTCGTGCTGGTGTTCGCGCGCCGCCCGCTGCTTCCGCACGCATGGTGCGTGCGCGCGCTGCCGCTCCTGGTCCTGCCTCTGATGGTGGTGATGCTCGGGCGGCCCGCTCATCCGATCGTGCCGATCATCACGCTGCACCTCGCCGTGCTCTTCATGGCGGCCATGGTCTGTCATGGCGAGCTGGCCAAGGACCGCCCCTCGACCGAGCATCTGACCGGCTTCTACCTGTGGCTCGCTCTGGGCGGCGCGCTCGGCGGAGTCTTCAACGCCATCATCGCGCCGCTCGCCTTCCGCTCGGTGATCGAGTACCCGCTGGTCATCGGCCTCGCCTGCATGCTGGCTCCGGCGCGCAGCCATGGGCCGGTCACGCGGCGCGTGCGCGTGCTGGACTTCGTGCTCCCCGTGGCGATCGGAGTCACCCCCGTGCTGGTGGTCATGATCAGCCGCTGGACCGGCGGCGAGCCCAACCGCCTGCTGATCGTGATGACGGCCGCGCTCCTCAGCTTCCCGCTGCTGCGGCTCTCACGCCGTCCGCTGCGCTTCGGGATGGCGATCGGCATCGTGCTGATCTCCAATCCGATCGAGGTCGCGGTCGGAGCTCACAAGCTGATCGAAGCGCGAAGCTTCTTCGGCATGCACCGCGTGCTCGCCGACCCGGTGCGGGGCCTCCACTCGCTCTACCACGGGACCACGCTCCACGGAGTGCAGCGCTACCTGCCGGCGCGCAGCGACGACCCGCTGGGCTACTACGGGCGAAGCGGACCGATCGGAGACGTGTTCGAGGCCCTCGGGCCTTCACGGATTCGCTCGGTCGCGGTGGCTGGGCTCGGAGCCGGCGGGCTCGCGGCCTACGCGCAGCCGGGCCAGCGCTGGCGGTTCTTCGAGATCGATCCGGACGTGCGACGCATCGCCGGCGACCCGCGCTACTTCGGTTATCTCTCGAAAGCACCTGCCGACATGGAGGTGATCCTCGGCGATGCGCGGCTCTCCTTGGCCGAGTCGCAGGAGAGGTTCGACCTCATCATCCTCGACGCGTACAGCTCGGACGCGATCCCGGTTCATCTGCTGACCCGCGAAGCGCTGGCGCTCTACCAGAAGAAGCTCACCGAGCGTGGCGTGCTCGTGTTCCACATCTCGAACCAGTACTTCGAGCTGGCTCCTGTCGTGGCGCGCCTGGCGGCCGACGCCGGCATGCAGGGCTGGGTGCGCAGCTCCGGCCGCATGAAGGCGGAGCAGATGGCGCAAGGTCTGCTGCCTTCCCTGTATGCGGTGGTGGCGCGGCGGCCGGAGGACGTGGGGTCGATCGCGACGGACGACCGCTGGGAGCGGCTGGAGCCAGGCACGGCGCCGCTCTGGACCGACGACTACTCGAGCCTGTTCAGCGTATTGCGAACGAAGTAG
- a CDS encoding A24 family peptidase, translated as MNAPLWVAVPVIVLVTLAARADVRTRKIPNKITFPAMLLGLATHYALGGPQDLVASLAGIAVALALIPGWLMRWMGAGDVKLMAAAGAWLAWPQAAIALLASLVAGGVISVIVAARRRMLWTAVKGAAVAGLWTLARAASPGPPPVTTGIRFPFALAVLAGCTMALWVKA; from the coding sequence ATGAACGCTCCGCTCTGGGTGGCCGTCCCGGTCATCGTGCTGGTGACGCTCGCTGCCCGGGCGGACGTTCGGACCCGGAAGATTCCGAACAAGATCACGTTCCCCGCCATGCTGCTGGGTCTCGCGACCCACTACGCACTCGGCGGACCCCAAGACCTCGTGGCATCGCTCGCCGGAATCGCGGTGGCGCTGGCACTGATCCCTGGATGGTTGATGCGATGGATGGGCGCAGGAGACGTCAAGCTGATGGCCGCCGCCGGTGCATGGCTGGCCTGGCCTCAAGCCGCGATCGCGCTGCTCGCTTCGTTGGTGGCGGGCGGCGTGATCTCGGTGATCGTCGCCGCGCGACGTCGCATGTTGTGGACGGCCGTCAAGGGCGCCGCCGTCGCCGGGCTGTGGACACTGGCCCGAGCTGCATCTCCCGGACCGCCGCCGGTCACGACCGGCATTCGGTTCCCTTTCGCGCTGGCCGTGCTGGCCGGTTGCACAATGGCCTTATGGGTCAAGGCCTGA
- the cpaB gene encoding Flp pilus assembly protein CpaB — protein MSANGKNFMVVAVLLGAAAAVVGYFGLTSLASKSTARSNANYRDVIVTATDLTFGVKLDRAMLRIVRYPKDAVPEGAYASMDSVVGQTTKVFMGAREPVTAIKLSSRGGGLSMLVRPSMRAASLEVNQVSGVSGFVLPGDRVDVLVTVDPRNMNEDAVTRTVLQNTEVLAAGQKTEQQDNKPITVQAVTLLVSPDGAETLALALHEGKIHLVLRNPEDQEEAQIASLSTREMLGKQAPPVRVAAGPRRPAPAQPKAQVAAARQPAQKVRIIRSANVSETPAVADTTH, from the coding sequence GTGAGCGCGAACGGTAAGAACTTCATGGTTGTCGCGGTCCTGCTGGGTGCAGCGGCGGCCGTGGTCGGTTACTTCGGCCTCACGTCGCTGGCCAGCAAGTCGACCGCCCGCAGCAATGCGAACTACAGGGACGTCATCGTCACCGCCACCGACCTCACGTTCGGTGTGAAGCTCGATCGCGCGATGCTGCGCATCGTCCGTTACCCGAAGGACGCCGTGCCCGAAGGCGCCTACGCCAGCATGGACTCCGTGGTCGGGCAGACGACCAAGGTCTTCATGGGCGCTCGTGAGCCCGTCACCGCCATCAAGCTGAGCTCGCGCGGCGGCGGTCTGTCGATGCTGGTCCGCCCGTCCATGCGCGCCGCCAGCCTCGAGGTCAATCAGGTCTCCGGCGTTTCCGGATTCGTTCTCCCCGGCGACCGCGTCGACGTCCTGGTCACCGTCGACCCGCGCAACATGAACGAAGACGCCGTCACGCGCACCGTCCTCCAGAACACCGAAGTGCTGGCCGCCGGCCAGAAGACCGAGCAGCAGGACAACAAGCCGATCACCGTGCAGGCCGTCACGTTGCTCGTGAGCCCGGATGGCGCCGAGACGCTGGCCTTGGCGCTCCACGAAGGCAAGATCCACCTGGTGCTCCGTAACCCCGAGGACCAGGAAGAGGCTCAGATCGCCTCGTTGTCGACCCGCGAGATGCTGGGCAAGCAGGCTCCGCCCGTTCGCGTCGCCGCGGGCCCACGCCGCCCGGCGCCGGCGCAGCCCAAGGCGCAGGTGGCCGCAGCCCGTCAGCCGGCACAGAAGGTCCGCATCATCCGCAGCGCCAATGTGAGTGAAACGCCCGCCGTCGCCGACACCACGCACTGA
- a CDS encoding CpaF family protein yields MNLRHRLGRSNGGNAAAPLLANRAPEAEPDRYQVIKKQLHRELIGKLDLNLLEGLDENQRRAQVEHLARRLLVESEIRLTRGDEERLITELLHDTFDLGPITPLLLDEEISDILVNTHRQVYVERLGRLELTSVSFRDEAHLRHIIDRIISRVGRRIDESTPLVDARLPDGSRVNAIIPPAALDGPILSIRRFRRRALSIEDLLELGSMSPEIAQFLTGACRARLNMLITGGTGSGKTTLLNIMSRYIPNEERILTIEDSAELQLQQPHVVRLETRPPNIEGKGMINQRDLVRNALRMRPDRIVVGEVRGDEVLDMLQAMNTGHDGSMTTIHSNGPRDALHRIENLVLMAGHQLHEKAIREQIASALELIVHVSRLADGTRRILAVSELMGMEGTVVTMQEVFRFSQTGLDSAGKVKGHFEATGIMPRCVDRIRLAGVQVPNEIFERGRRS; encoded by the coding sequence ATGAACCTCCGCCATCGTCTCGGCCGATCGAACGGCGGCAACGCCGCGGCTCCGCTGCTTGCCAACCGGGCTCCTGAAGCCGAGCCCGACCGCTACCAGGTGATCAAGAAGCAGCTCCATCGCGAGCTGATCGGCAAGCTCGACCTCAACCTGCTCGAAGGCCTGGACGAGAACCAGCGTCGCGCGCAGGTGGAGCATCTCGCGCGCCGCCTGTTGGTCGAGTCCGAGATCCGGCTCACCCGCGGAGACGAAGAGCGGCTCATTACCGAGCTGTTGCACGACACCTTCGACCTCGGTCCGATCACGCCCCTGCTCCTCGACGAGGAGATCAGCGACATCCTGGTCAACACGCATCGCCAGGTCTATGTCGAGCGTCTCGGCCGTCTCGAGCTGACCTCGGTGAGCTTCCGTGACGAAGCTCATCTCCGGCACATCATCGACCGCATCATCTCGCGCGTCGGGCGCCGCATCGACGAGTCCACGCCGCTGGTCGACGCGCGACTGCCGGACGGATCCCGCGTCAACGCCATCATTCCGCCTGCCGCGCTGGACGGCCCGATCCTCTCGATCCGCCGCTTCCGCCGCCGGGCGTTGTCGATCGAGGACCTGCTCGAGCTGGGCAGCATGTCGCCCGAGATCGCGCAGTTCCTGACCGGCGCCTGTCGCGCGCGCCTCAACATGCTGATCACGGGCGGCACCGGCTCCGGCAAGACCACGCTCCTCAACATCATGTCGCGCTACATCCCCAACGAGGAGCGCATCCTGACGATCGAGGACTCGGCCGAGCTCCAGCTCCAGCAGCCGCACGTGGTGCGCCTCGAGACTCGTCCGCCGAACATCGAAGGCAAGGGCATGATCAACCAGCGCGACCTGGTGAGGAACGCGCTGCGTATGCGGCCCGACCGTATCGTGGTGGGCGAGGTCCGCGGTGACGAGGTGCTGGACATGCTCCAGGCCATGAACACCGGTCACGACGGCTCGATGACCACCATCCACAGCAACGGTCCCCGCGACGCGCTGCACCGCATCGAGAACCTGGTCCTGATGGCCGGACACCAGCTCCACGAGAAAGCGATCCGCGAGCAGATCGCTTCGGCGCTCGAGCTGATCGTCCACGTCTCGCGACTGGCCGACGGCACGCGCCGCATCCTCGCGGTGTCGGAGCTGATGGGCATGGAAGGCACGGTCGTGACCATGCAGGAAGTCTTCCGCTTCTCTCAGACCGGCCTGGACAGCGCGGGCAAGGTGAAGGGCCACTTCGAGGCCACCGGCATCATGCCTCGCTGCGTGGACCGCATCCGGCTCGCCGGCGTCCAGGTTCCCAACGAGATCTTCGAGCGCGGGCGTCGCTCCTAA